The following proteins are co-located in the Triticum aestivum cultivar Chinese Spring chromosome 1A, IWGSC CS RefSeq v2.1, whole genome shotgun sequence genome:
- the LOC123183509 gene encoding uncharacterized protein produces MEDETGGGRGNPGPALTPPGETRTMFASRPNASSSSASQGPISHPWPPQFEAAVSSRMTGAAMTEYVSVAHKDDHGGTAGDLYRINLADENGCAHAVNLQPPRVMSGGAVREDTTTAMRGEGGQQDDGVAGVEQHMQAIDKVGETLIVPEVGLAFDSEDSAYDMYNAYAAKVGFSVRKSHTK; encoded by the exons ATGGAAGATGAGACTGGTGGCGGCCGAGGGAACCCTGGTCCGGCCCTCACTCCGCCGGGCGAGACCAGAACCATGTTTGCCTCACGCCCAAACGCATCGTCATCCTCTGCATCGCAAGGCCCCATCAGCCATCCATGGCCGCCGCAGTTTGAAGCTGCAGTATCGTCGAGAATGACGGGAGCGGCCATGACGGAATATGTCAGTGTGGCTCACAAGGACGACCATGGTGGCACTGCCGGCGACTTGTACCGCATAAACCTCGCGGACGAGAATGGTTGTGCGCACGCCGTGAACTTGCAGCCCCCACGCGTCATGTCAGGAGGAGCAGTCCGGGAGGATACGACCACAGCCATGAGAGGAGAAGGAGGTCAGCAGGACGACGGGGTCGCTGGTGTAGAGCAACATATGCAG GCGATTGATAAAGTTGGAGAAACGTTGATTGTTCCAGAAGTTGGATTGGCTTTCGATTCAGAGGACAGCGCTTATGATATGTACAACGCATATGCCGCCAAGGTTGGGTTC